The following proteins come from a genomic window of Candidatus Leptovillus gracilis:
- a CDS encoding type II toxin-antitoxin system RelE/ParE family toxin — protein sequence MPNETKDQFEIRFTPEFKRNLRALAKKYRHIRSDVQTVIDQLQAGNIVGEQVPHIGYTIYKVRVRNSDLQKGKSAGYRLLYYLQTNSSIILITIYSKSDQSDISSAEVRRIVGEVKPPTG from the coding sequence ATGCCCAATGAGACAAAAGACCAGTTTGAAATCCGTTTTACCCCGGAATTCAAACGTAATCTTCGTGCTTTAGCCAAGAAGTATCGGCATATTCGTTCCGATGTGCAGACGGTCATAGACCAGCTTCAGGCTGGGAATATTGTCGGAGAACAGGTCCCTCATATCGGTTATACGATTTACAAAGTGCGCGTCCGCAACAGCGATTTGCAGAAAGGGAAAAGCGCCGGTTATCGTCTTTTATACTATCTTCAAACCAATTCCAGTATCATCCTCATAACGATCTATTCAAAATCAGACCAATCTGATATTTCGTCGGCTGAAGTTCGGCGTATTGTGGGCGAAGTTAAGCCACCCACCGGTTAG
- the leuD gene encoding 3-isopropylmalate dehydratase small subunit, with amino-acid sequence MQAFTTLTSHMVAIPTENIDTDQIIPAQFLKTISKQGLGKNLFYHWRYNEDGTPKADFPLNRPEAEGAAILLAGDNFGCGSSREHAPWSLMDSGFQAIISTSFADIFRNNSLKNGLLPIIVDEDTHRQLLSLVAEEPGTQVSIDLASQKLMLGDGRSVTFPIDNFSKTCLLEGLDQLGYLLKQSDHVAAYEAAHPARVNALSR; translated from the coding sequence ATGCAAGCATTTACCACATTAACCAGCCATATGGTGGCGATTCCGACAGAAAATATTGATACCGACCAGATCATTCCGGCGCAATTTCTAAAAACCATCAGCAAACAGGGGCTTGGCAAGAATCTGTTTTACCATTGGCGCTACAACGAGGATGGTACGCCGAAGGCGGATTTTCCGCTGAACCGGCCAGAAGCGGAAGGCGCGGCCATTTTGCTGGCCGGCGACAACTTTGGTTGTGGTTCCAGCCGCGAACACGCCCCCTGGTCGCTGATGGATTCTGGCTTTCAGGCGATTATCAGCACGTCGTTTGCCGATATTTTTCGCAATAACTCGCTGAAGAATGGCTTGCTGCCCATCATTGTGGATGAGGATACGCACCGGCAGCTTCTCAGTCTGGTGGCCGAGGAACCGGGAACCCAGGTGAGTATTGATCTGGCGAGCCAGAAGCTAATGCTGGGCGACGGCCGTTCCGTCACGTTCCCCATAGACAACTTCAGCAAAACCTGCCTGCTTGAAGGGCTGGACCAACTTGGCTACCTGCTTAAGCAAAGCGACCACGTCGCCGCCTATGAAGCGGCGCATCCGGCGCGCGTCAACGCCCTTAGCCGTTAG
- a CDS encoding methyltransferase domain-containing protein, which produces MADNGRVWQANTLVQTYLTGVRGAIPHANEQIEVMLRLIRAACPDVGRFLDLGCGDGILGRAILDEYPRAQGVFVDFSEPMLAVARQRLGDGGDTAVILADYGEPGWTEKIIANGQRLMVNGQFDVVVSGYSIHHQPDERKREIYAEIYGLLRPGGIFINVEHVASATKWVERQFDELFVDALYRYSQTQNLGKSRDQMAQEFYYRPDKVANILAPVETQCQWLRAIGYEHVDCYLKIFELAVFGGVRPNRS; this is translated from the coding sequence GTGGCAGATAACGGCCGTGTCTGGCAAGCCAATACCCTGGTCCAAACCTATCTCACCGGCGTGCGTGGGGCCATCCCGCACGCCAACGAGCAAATCGAGGTGATGCTGCGCCTGATCCGCGCCGCCTGCCCGGATGTGGGCCGCTTCCTCGACCTGGGCTGCGGCGATGGCATCCTGGGACGGGCGATTCTGGACGAATATCCGCGCGCTCAGGGCGTGTTTGTGGATTTTTCCGAGCCGATGTTGGCGGTGGCGCGGCAACGGTTGGGTGATGGGGGAGATACGGCCGTCATCCTGGCCGATTATGGCGAACCGGGCTGGACGGAGAAGATCATTGCCAATGGTCAACGGTTAATGGTCAATGGTCAATTTGATGTGGTGGTGTCCGGTTACTCTATTCATCATCAGCCGGATGAGCGCAAGCGGGAGATTTACGCGGAGATTTATGGGCTGCTGCGGCCGGGTGGGATTTTTATTAACGTGGAACACGTCGCCTCGGCCACGAAGTGGGTGGAACGGCAGTTTGACGAATTGTTTGTGGACGCGCTCTATCGTTACAGCCAGACGCAAAATCTGGGCAAAAGCCGCGATCAGATGGCCCAAGAGTTCTACTACCGCCCGGATAAAGTCGCCAACATCCTGGCTCCGGTGGAAACCCAGTGCCAATGGCTGCGCGCCATCGGCTATGAACACGTAGATTGCTACCTGAAAATTTTTGAACTCGCCGTTTTTGGCGGCGTTAGACCAAACAGAAGCTAG
- a CDS encoding 6-phosphofructokinase gives MKIGILTGGGDVPGLNPCIKAVVNRAVDQGHEIVGVRRGWGGLLDFNRDDPESFEKNFIRLDNQVVRTIDRTGGTFLHTSRTHPGKVKPSRVPEFLKDPEHLAAEAEDTRLRDFTPHVLANLEFLGIDRLIPIGGDDTLSYGERLHSEGFPVIAIPKTMDNDVYGTDYCIGFSTAVTRSVLFLNQLRTSTGSHERIAVVELFGRNSGETSLISSYLAGVDRAIISEVPFDPEKLAELVLQDKRTNPSNYAMVTISEGAHMVGGKVVEYGETDAYGHRKLGGIGEITGEALNKITGENIINQRVGYLMRSGAPDALDLMVAANYAHMAMDLIEDGVSGRMVALRDGTYTHIPMSTVATGVKRVDVDELYDKKEYRPKVRQVMGKPMFLY, from the coding sequence ATGAAAATTGGCATTTTAACCGGCGGAGGCGACGTGCCCGGCCTGAATCCATGCATCAAAGCCGTCGTCAACCGCGCGGTGGACCAGGGGCACGAGATTGTGGGTGTGCGCCGTGGCTGGGGCGGGCTGCTAGATTTTAACCGGGACGACCCGGAGAGTTTTGAGAAAAACTTTATCAGACTAGACAACCAGGTCGTGCGGACGATTGACCGCACCGGCGGCACATTTTTACATACCAGTCGCACTCATCCGGGCAAGGTAAAGCCCAGCCGCGTGCCCGAATTTCTAAAAGACCCGGAGCATCTGGCGGCGGAAGCCGAAGACACGCGCCTGCGCGACTTTACGCCGCACGTTTTGGCGAATCTGGAATTTCTGGGTATAGATCGGCTGATTCCCATTGGCGGCGACGATACATTAAGCTACGGCGAACGGCTGCACAGCGAAGGCTTCCCGGTAATCGCCATCCCCAAGACGATGGACAATGACGTATATGGCACAGATTATTGCATTGGTTTTAGCACGGCCGTTACCCGCAGCGTCCTCTTCCTCAATCAACTGCGCACCAGCACCGGCTCCCACGAACGCATCGCCGTGGTGGAACTGTTCGGCCGTAACAGCGGCGAAACCAGCCTGATCAGCTCCTACCTGGCCGGGGTAGACCGGGCCATCATCTCCGAAGTGCCCTTCGACCCGGAAAAACTGGCCGAACTGGTGCTGCAAGACAAGCGCACCAACCCCAGCAATTACGCCATGGTCACGATCAGCGAAGGGGCGCACATGGTGGGCGGCAAAGTGGTGGAATACGGCGAAACCGACGCCTATGGCCATCGCAAATTGGGCGGTATCGGCGAAATTACCGGCGAAGCGCTCAATAAAATCACCGGCGAAAACATCATCAACCAGCGCGTGGGCTACCTGATGCGCTCCGGCGCGCCCGACGCCCTGGACCTGATGGTGGCCGCCAATTATGCCCACATGGCCATGGACCTGATTGAAGATGGGGTCAGCGGCCGGATGGTGGCGCTGCGCGACGGCACATACACCCACATCCCCATGAGTACCGTCGCCACCGGCGTCAAGCGCGTAGACGTGGACGAACTGTACGACAAAAAGGAATACCGCCCTAAAGTCCGCCAGGTGATGGGTAAGCCGATGTTCCTTTATTAG
- a CDS encoding citramalate synthase, with product MSKVFLYDTTLRDGTQREGISYSLDDKIKIAHKLDEFGIDYIEGGWPGSNPKDVEFFRKAANLELKHAKIAAFGSTRRKNADVATDPNIKALLDANTPVVTLVGKSWDLHVTDVLETTMEENLAMIGESVAYCRQQGKEVIYDAEHFFDGYKTNAEYAVATVKTAAINGAHSVVLCDTNGGSLPWEVEEIVRDVKAQLGNTAVGIHTHDDGGMGNANTLAAVRAGANQVQGTINGYGERVANANLCIVIPDLQLKMGRDCVPPEKLRDLTELSRYVAEVANLTHDSHYPFVGASAFAHKGGIHVAAMLKNPLSYQHIDPTLVGNQQRSVVSELSGRGNIVDKALQFGLDAESLDLRTVLEQIKTLENKGFTYEGAEASVELMLRRTHPAYVPPFELIDFMVVVQQRRKRGMLAEATVKVRVGPKILHTAAEGNGPVNALDGALRAALIDVYPKLANVKLVDYKVRIIDSDNATAATTRVLIDTQLGHNRWSTIGASANIIEASWLALADSMEYALLQ from the coding sequence ATGAGCAAAGTATTCCTGTACGACACCACCCTGCGCGATGGCACGCAGCGCGAAGGCATATCCTATTCCCTGGACGACAAAATCAAAATCGCCCACAAACTGGACGAATTTGGCATTGATTACATCGAAGGCGGCTGGCCCGGCTCCAATCCCAAAGATGTTGAATTTTTCCGCAAAGCCGCCAACCTGGAACTGAAACACGCCAAAATCGCCGCCTTTGGCAGCACCCGCCGCAAAAACGCCGACGTCGCCACCGACCCCAACATCAAGGCGCTGCTAGACGCCAATACGCCGGTCGTCACCCTGGTGGGCAAAAGCTGGGACCTGCACGTCACCGACGTGCTGGAAACAACCATGGAAGAAAACCTGGCGATGATCGGCGAGAGCGTGGCCTACTGCCGCCAGCAGGGCAAAGAAGTCATCTACGACGCCGAACACTTTTTTGATGGTTACAAAACCAACGCCGAGTATGCCGTGGCGACGGTGAAAACGGCCGCTATCAACGGCGCCCATTCCGTGGTTCTTTGTGATACCAACGGCGGCTCTTTGCCCTGGGAAGTAGAAGAGATTGTACGTGACGTGAAGGCGCAGTTAGGCAACACGGCCGTTGGCATTCACACCCACGATGACGGCGGCATGGGCAACGCCAACACCCTTGCGGCCGTGCGCGCCGGGGCCAACCAGGTACAGGGAACCATCAACGGTTATGGCGAGCGTGTCGCCAATGCCAATCTGTGCATCGTCATCCCCGATTTGCAGCTAAAAATGGGCCGCGACTGCGTGCCGCCAGAAAAACTGCGCGACCTCACCGAACTGTCGCGCTACGTGGCCGAAGTGGCCAACCTGACCCACGACAGCCATTACCCCTTCGTCGGGGCCAGCGCCTTTGCCCACAAAGGTGGCATCCATGTGGCCGCCATGCTTAAAAACCCGCTCAGCTATCAGCACATAGACCCGACCCTGGTGGGCAACCAACAGCGCAGCGTCGTTTCTGAGCTTTCCGGCCGGGGCAACATCGTGGATAAAGCGCTGCAATTTGGCCTGGATGCCGAAAGTCTGGACCTGCGCACCGTGCTGGAACAGATCAAAACGCTGGAAAACAAAGGCTTCACCTACGAAGGCGCGGAAGCGTCGGTGGAGTTGATGCTGCGCCGCACCCATCCTGCCTACGTACCACCCTTTGAGCTGATTGATTTCATGGTCGTGGTTCAGCAGCGGCGCAAACGCGGCATGTTGGCCGAAGCCACCGTCAAAGTGCGCGTCGGGCCTAAGATTTTGCACACGGCCGCTGAAGGCAACGGTCCCGTCAACGCCCTGGACGGCGCGCTGCGGGCGGCGCTGATTGACGTTTATCCCAAGCTAGCCAACGTGAAATTGGTAGATTACAAAGTGCGCATCATAGACAGCGACAATGCCACAGCCGCGACCACCCGCGTTCTCATTGATACGCAACTGGGCCACAACCGCTGGAGCACCATCGGGGCCAGCGCCAACATCATCGAAGCAAGCTGGCTGGCCCTGGCCGACAGCATGGAATACGCCCTGCTGCAATAA
- the leuB gene encoding 3-isopropylmalate dehydrogenase, producing MQAKITLLPGDGIGPEVVAEAHKVLAVIAAQYNHTFTFNQQLAGGIAIDETGHPLPEETLNACLHSDAVLLGAVGGPKWSDPKAAVRPEQGLLQLRKVLNAFANLRPVKVFDALADASPLKLERVRGVDIMFVRELTGGIYFGQPSGREMVPEGRSGHDTMRYNELEIRRVLKVAFELARGRRGKVTSVDKANVLATMRVWREVAHEVAAEYPDIAYEDVLVDAMAMYLINRPADFDVVVTGNMFGDILSDEASMITGSLGMLPSASLGEPGSIGLYEPIHGSAPDIAGKGIANPLATILSVAMMLRWSFGLYTEAAAVETAVSHILAAGHRTADIAAPGQTPIGTQAMGDLVAQTLSESI from the coding sequence ATGCAAGCAAAAATTACCCTACTGCCCGGCGATGGTATCGGCCCGGAAGTTGTGGCTGAGGCGCATAAAGTGCTGGCGGTCATCGCCGCTCAATACAACCATACCTTCACCTTTAACCAGCAGCTTGCCGGGGGCATTGCCATTGACGAAACCGGCCATCCTCTGCCAGAGGAAACCCTGAACGCCTGTCTGCACAGCGACGCCGTGCTGTTAGGCGCGGTGGGCGGCCCCAAATGGAGCGATCCAAAAGCGGCCGTCAGGCCGGAACAAGGGCTGCTGCAACTACGCAAAGTGCTGAACGCCTTCGCCAATTTGCGCCCGGTGAAGGTGTTCGATGCTCTGGCCGACGCCAGCCCGCTGAAACTAGAGCGCGTGCGGGGCGTGGACATCATGTTTGTGCGCGAGCTGACCGGCGGTATTTACTTTGGGCAGCCATCGGGCCGGGAGATGGTCCCGGAAGGGCGCAGCGGTCACGATACAATGCGTTACAACGAATTGGAGATTCGGCGGGTGCTGAAGGTGGCGTTTGAACTGGCGCGCGGCCGTCGTGGCAAAGTTACGTCGGTGGATAAGGCCAATGTGCTGGCGACGATGCGCGTCTGGCGTGAAGTGGCCCACGAAGTGGCCGCCGAATACCCGGACATCGCCTATGAAGACGTGCTGGTGGACGCCATGGCGATGTACCTCATCAATCGCCCGGCCGATTTTGACGTGGTGGTGACGGGCAATATGTTTGGCGATATTTTGTCTGACGAGGCTTCGATGATCACCGGCTCGTTGGGGATGCTGCCCTCGGCGTCGTTGGGCGAGCCGGGTTCTATTGGCCTGTATGAGCCGATTCACGGCTCTGCGCCGGATATTGCCGGCAAGGGCATTGCCAACCCGTTGGCGACGATTCTGAGCGTGGCGATGATGCTGCGCTGGAGTTTTGGCTTGTACACAGAGGCGGCGGCGGTGGAAACGGCCGTTTCCCACATCCTGGCCGCCGGCCACCGCACCGCCGACATCGCCGCCCCAGGACAAACCCCCATCGGCACACAAGCCATGGGCGACCTGGTGGCCCAAACCCTGAGCGAGAGTATATAG
- a CDS encoding YbaK/EbsC family protein encodes MHPSAQKVADAAQVLGLDIEIVEFAQTTRSAQEAADAIGCQVAQIVKSLCFVVNGRATICLVSGANQLDERKLAALAGVSRKQVQRADADMVKASTGFTIGGVPPFGHVSPLPTFLDEDLLSFAVVWAAAGTPFAVFAIQPETLAQIHTIQSADLKK; translated from the coding sequence ATGCATCCTTCGGCGCAAAAGGTAGCAGACGCGGCCCAGGTCTTGGGTCTGGATATTGAGATTGTGGAGTTTGCCCAGACCACGCGCTCGGCGCAGGAAGCGGCCGACGCCATTGGCTGCCAGGTGGCGCAGATTGTCAAGAGCCTCTGTTTTGTGGTGAACGGCCGTGCCACCATCTGTCTGGTCTCCGGGGCCAACCAATTGGACGAGCGCAAACTGGCCGCCCTGGCCGGCGTCAGCCGCAAACAAGTGCAGCGCGCCGACGCCGATATGGTGAAGGCGTCTACCGGCTTTACCATTGGCGGCGTACCCCCTTTTGGCCATGTGTCGCCGCTGCCGACGTTTTTGGATGAAGATTTGTTGTCGTTTGCGGTGGTTTGGGCGGCGGCCGGCACGCCCTTTGCCGTGTTTGCCATTCAACCAGAAACGTTGGCGCAAATCCACACAATTCAATCGGCCGATTTGAAGAAATAA
- the leuC gene encoding 3-isopropylmalate dehydratase large subunit, which yields MTDQPRTIIDKIWDNHIVVDEPGSPAVLYIDLHLVHEVTSPQAFQGLRERGLTVKRPSQTIATMDHSIPTTPLDVPIYDQIAAKQIATMEQNCRDFGLRLFGMHSENRGIVHVIGPELGLTQPGMTIVCGDSHTATHGAFGALAFGIGTSEVEHVLATQCLLQTKPKTYAVNVEGRLKPGVSSKDIILALIARIGVGGGTGHVFEYRGSAIRALTMEQRMTICNMSIEGGARAGLIAPDETTFAYLAGREHAPQGAAWDEAVAYWRTLPSDAGAAFDKEITIDASSLEPMITYGTNPGLGISISQTIPDPMSIGDISQRNTVIKALEYMGLEAGRPLLGHPLDVVFIGSCTNSRISDLRLAAQLMKGHKVKEGLRVMVVPGSQQVKKQAEAEGLDVIFKEAGAEWREAGCSMCIAMNGDQLQPGQYAISTSNRNFEGRQGKGGRTFLASPLTAAASALTGVVTDVRTIAQTC from the coding sequence ATGACAGATCAACCCAGAACCATCATTGACAAAATATGGGACAATCATATTGTGGTGGATGAGCCGGGCAGCCCGGCTGTGTTGTATATTGATTTGCACCTGGTGCATGAAGTGACCTCGCCCCAGGCGTTTCAAGGATTGCGCGAGCGGGGGTTGACGGTGAAACGGCCGTCGCAAACAATCGCCACCATGGATCACAGCATCCCCACCACGCCGCTCGATGTGCCCATCTACGACCAGATCGCCGCCAAGCAAATTGCCACCATGGAACAAAACTGCCGCGATTTTGGCCTGCGTCTCTTTGGTATGCACAGCGAAAATCGGGGCATCGTCCACGTCATCGGCCCAGAATTGGGGCTGACGCAGCCGGGCATGACCATCGTCTGTGGTGACAGCCACACGGCCACGCATGGCGCGTTTGGCGCGCTGGCTTTCGGGATCGGAACCAGCGAAGTGGAACACGTGTTGGCGACCCAATGCCTGCTGCAAACCAAACCCAAAACCTACGCCGTCAACGTCGAAGGGCGGCTCAAGCCCGGCGTTTCCTCTAAAGACATTATCCTGGCGCTCATCGCCCGCATCGGCGTAGGCGGTGGCACCGGCCACGTCTTTGAATATCGCGGCTCGGCCATTCGCGCCCTGACGATGGAACAGCGCATGACCATCTGCAACATGAGCATCGAAGGCGGCGCGCGCGCCGGCCTGATTGCCCCGGACGAAACCACGTTTGCCTATCTGGCCGGCCGGGAACATGCGCCGCAGGGCGCGGCCTGGGACGAAGCGGTGGCCTATTGGCGCACGCTGCCCAGCGACGCCGGCGCAGCCTTCGACAAAGAAATTACCATAGACGCCAGCAGCCTGGAGCCGATGATCACCTATGGCACGAATCCCGGCCTGGGCATTTCTATCAGCCAGACCATCCCCGACCCGATGAGCATTGGCGATATCAGCCAGCGCAACACGGTGATCAAGGCGTTGGAGTACATGGGGTTGGAGGCGGGGCGGCCGTTGCTCGGCCATCCCCTCGATGTCGTATTTATCGGCAGCTGCACCAATTCGCGCATCTCCGATTTGCGTCTGGCGGCCCAACTCATGAAAGGTCACAAAGTAAAAGAAGGTCTGCGCGTCATGGTTGTGCCCGGCTCACAGCAGGTGAAAAAGCAAGCCGAAGCCGAAGGGCTCGACGTCATCTTCAAAGAAGCCGGGGCCGAGTGGCGCGAAGCCGGCTGCAGCATGTGCATCGCCATGAACGGCGACCAGTTGCAGCCCGGCCAATACGCCATCAGCACCAGCAACCGCAACTTTGAAGGGCGGCAGGGCAAAGGCGGGCGCACGTTTCTGGCCAGCCCACTCACCGCCGCCGCCTCCGCCCTCACCGGCGTTGTCACCGATGTTCGTACCATTGCGCAAACTTGTTAA